A window of SAR116 cluster alpha proteobacterium HIMB100 genomic DNA:
AAGATGTGGCTGAAGGGCAGACCGTTGTCGGCATACCTGCAAAACCGCTTCGGAAAAGACGCACAGATAGCCAGTTTGAACCCTATGCTGTCAGCAGTATGCCTGCTGATGACAGCCAGGCGCGGACAATTGCGGCATTGTTTGCAGAGTTAGAGGCTCTGCGAACACAAATTGAAGCCTTAGAGACCAAGTCTAATGGCTCTTTGACAAAGCTTCCGGCATCGGCAGAAGATGCGGATACGCCGACCCCGTCCTCAGATTAAGGTGTTGTGAAACGATGGTGGCAGGACGGCCTGTCTATCTGGATTATAATGCTACCGCGCCGTTACGGCCTGAGGCAGCGGAAGCGATGATGCACGCCCTCAGCCAGCCAGCTAATCCATCTTCTGTACATCAGTTTGGCCGGGCGGCCCGGGCATTGATGGATCAGGCACGCCTGCAAATTGCTGGAGCCCTTCAGGTCAGACCTGCTGAGCTGACGTTCACAAGTGGCGGAACTGAGGCCAATAACATGGTTCTCTCTGGGTTTAGAACTGTTATTGCATCCTCAGTTGAACATGATGCCGTTTTGGCTGCCTGCCCGGCCGCCCATTTGATTGCGGTCGACAGCCAGGGGGTGGTTGACTTGTCTCATCTGGAGCAGATGTTGGCTGGTTTATCTGATGAAGACAGACGTGGAACGCTGGTGTCTGTCATGGCGGCCAATAATGAAACAGGTGTGATTCAGCCTCTTGCTGAAATTGGCAGATTATGCCGTCATTATCATGTGTCGTTTCATTCTGATATGGTTCAGGCATTTGGAAAGCTGGTTGTTGATCTGGATGAGGCCTGCATTGATTTTCTGTCTTTGTCTGGCCATAAAATCGGCGGGCCTACTGGTATAGGGGCTGTCTGGTGTCGCTCAGGCAAGCATTTGCATTCACTACTTGCTGGCGGAGGCCAGGAGCAAGGCCGCAGATCAGGTACTGAAAATCTGTCTGGAATTTGTGGATTTGCTGCTGCCGCAAAGTTTGCAAATCCAGAAGAATTGACGCCAATTCGACAATGGAGAGATGAGGCGGAACAGATGATTACCGCACAATGTCCGCGAATTGAAATTATTGGTAATACAGCTGACAGATTGGCAAATACCTCTTGTTTGATGTTGCCTGGCCTTACTGCACAAATAGCGATTATGGCTTTGGACCTCGCCGGTTTTGCGGTCAGCTCTGGGGCAGCCTGCTCATCAGGAAAGGTCACTTCAAGTCATGTGCTCAAGGCGATGGGCAGAGAAGAGGATGCCGATCAGGTCATCCGTATTTCGGCTGGATGGCAAACCAAACAGGCAGATATGCTCGGGCTTGCACAGGCGTTGATTGACCTTTATAAGCGCAAAGCGCAGTAACGATTTATACCCTCGGTTTTCGAAGAGAAAGACAAGTAGAATTATGCCAAAAATTACATTCATCAAAGCAGACGGCAGTGAACATGCGCTAGATGTGGAGAACGGCTCCACGCTGATGGAAGCTGGCCGCGATCACAATATGGGCCTGGAAGGCACATGCGGCGGTAGCCTGTCATGTGCAACCTGCCATGTATATTTTTCTGATGCTGATTACGCCCGGGTAGGGGCGCCTTCTGATGACGAGATGGATATGCTGGAACTGGCCTTTGGCTTGACCGAAACATCGCGTCTAGGTTGCCAGATCAGAGTTGATGACACGTTAGATGGTTTGACAGTAAAGGTTCCTGACGATCTTTAAGCCAGCATAACCTGCCTGGCCAGATACAAAAAGAAGGCAGACATGACCAGCATGGTGAACACATCTCAAGCGTCTCTGAATTCTCTGGGGTTTGCCAAACCGCCGGAACAAACCCGTGTGGTTGTCGCCATGTCGGGTGGTGTGGACAGTTCGGTGACGGCCGCATTGCTGGCGGAGCAGGGTTACGAGGTCATCGGCATTACTTTGCAGCTTTATGATCATGGGGTAGCGGTTCAGGCGAAAGGGGCCTGTTGTGCGGGTGCAGATATTCATGATGCGCGCATGGTGGCAGCTGCTCTGGGTATTCCCCATTATGTTCTGGATTATGAAAGCCTGTTCCGCGAGCAGGTGATGGATGATTTTGCCGACAGCTATCTGGCCGGCCATACGCCTATCCCTTGTGTGCGGTGTAACCAGACAGTGAAATTCAAAGATCTTCTCAGCACCGCTCGCGAGCTGGATGCGGATTGTCTGGCAACAGGTCATTATGTCCGGCGTGAGCTGGTTGACGGGACAGCAACTCTGCAGAGAGCAGTCGATGACAGCAAAGATCAGTCTTATTTCCTGTTTGCCACCACACCTGAACAGCTGGCGTATTTGCGCTTTCCGCTTGGCGCTATGACAAAGGCCGAAACACGGGTCTTGGCAGAAAAATTTGAACTGGTGGTCAGTGATAAACCAGACAGTCAGGATATTTGTTTTGTGCCGAATGGCCGCTATGGTGATGTGGTCAGAAAGTTACGTCCCGGCGCGATAGAGCCAGGGGTGATCCGGCATCTGGATGGAGCTGTTCTTGGCCAGCATAATGGCGTGATTGACTATACAATTGGTCAGCGACGCGGCTTGGGAATTGGGGGACGTAAAACAGATGGTGAAGATAATTCCCCGCTTTATGTGGTCGGCATTAATGCCAGCACACATGAAGTAATTGTCGGGCCGCAATCAGCCCTGGCCTGCCGTGATGTTTACCTTACTGAAATGAACTGGATAGCGCCAGATCTTGTAGATATGCGCGCTGCACAATCGAAAGACGGGTTACCGGTGCAGGTCAAGCTGCGTAACACAGCCCCTGCATCAGCTGCCCGATTATTCGCGAACCCTGATAAAGACGGGGCAGATATCAAGATAGAGCTGAATGAACCTGAATATGGGATTGCCCCTGGTCAGGCAGGTGTGATTTACGACGGCGCAAACAACCGGCTTGTTCTGGGCGGTGGCTGGATTAGTGATGCGCCAACAAAGGCGTTCTCTTTGTCTGTATAAGCCGTAGTCCAGCTGATAAGCTTTTGTCCGGGGTAACGCATTTTTGGACTTGACCTGCGCCAGCCTTAACCGTAAGACAAAACACCGAAAGATGCAGCATCCACGCATCACATGGCGGAGTAGCTCAGGTGGTTAGAGCAGCGGAATCATAATCCGCGTGTCGGGGGTTCGAGTCCCTCCTCCGCTACCAAGATTTTTCCTTATAAACCCTCGAAAACAATCTGTGTCAGTTGATACGTTTAATCAACGCTAGCAACTTTTCTGTCCTATTGTCACTCTTAAAAGTGACACAGGAGTGACAAGACAAATCTGAAAATTATTGTCTAACAATGCGAGTTATGAGGAAGGCAAAGGATATCGATACCAAAGTTATTTTTGGATACTTCAAAAATACCCCGTTCCAACACTTATGTGCTGCATGCTCATTTACTCAATAATATCCGCAACACATCAATATATTTACTGCAGACGCCAAGACTACGGACTTATGTATGAGAAGAAGCTTGTAATCTCCCGTTTTGCTCCCAAGAACCAAGACATCAGCCTTATGAAAAATGGGACTTTTTGGTTCAAAACCTCCAATTTGGCGCCAAGCTCCGATATTTACGATGCAAGAGTACTGTTGTTTTGGTTTTTCTAACTAAACAACAACACTGTGAGAATATACTCTATCTTTACAAGAAACTCTAAAAAACTCATTTAAAACAATGGTTAAAACAATAGGTGAGGCGCAGCTAGCGCCTCGCTGTTTCATTTTGCCTTTAAGGAGACAACAACATGACAACAACACCAATCAAGATAATCGACAAGCCATGCGGTAGTGGCAAGACAACAGCAATGATTAACAACTTCAACAATCAGGATAAATACTTGGTCATCGTGCCGCTGTTGTCTGAGGTCGACAGAATAGTTGAAGGGTCGAAGGAGGTAGAATTTGTTCAGCCTCATGCCAATGACAATAATGCAGGGACCAAGTATGCAAGCTTAGAGGAGCATCTCATCTTCGGTCGTAATATCGTGTCGACACATAAGATGTACGAGAGCATCGTTCCGTTGGCTAAAGCTGGCCTATTGAGTGACTACCACATCATCATTGATAAAGTTCCTGATGTTGTTCAGGCCATTGCAAAGAAGTCAAAGACATCGATAGATGAGTTTTACATTGATACTGGGTTTATTGAGGTGGATGAAGGTGGTGGTCTTGTCAGCCCGACACAGAAGTGGATAGAGAGCAAAAATGAAGTCTCGGACACACTCAGTCCCAAGATACTCTCAGCTGCTATGTCTGGATGTCTTTACCTTCAAGATAGACAGATGTTCATCTGGGCATTGCCTGAGGTAATCTTAAAAGCTGGTCTATCATTGACTGTTCTGACTTACAAAGCCGAGGGGTCTTTGTTTGTCGCCTACCTTCGTAAACTTGGGTTGTCTTTCCAGCTGGAAAACGATGCGTCGATGGATAATCAGTTCAGGGAAAAGGCTGCTGAGCTGATTGCTATTAAAGACATCCAGGCACTTAAAGACGAGAAATTCTCCCATAACGCTCAGCAACAGGGGTGTAAATCAGCGAGTTACTGCAAGAAAGTCTCGGGCTCACTAAAGAACCTAAGAGGCCGCAAGTTGAGAGATGTAAATGCCAAAGATATCCTTATCACTTGCATGAAAGAAGCATGGTTGAAACCAGCTAATGACAATAATGTAAAGCTAGGTCCTTTTGCTAAAGACTCTCGTCTGGGCGAGGCTAACTGGATACCCAACACCACAAGAGGCACAAACAACTTCGCTCACTGCTCACACCTCATCTACCTCTACGACCAGCACCCACACCCCTTCATCACAAGATGGCTGGGAGATAGCTCAAGGGAATTTGCAGATGCTTACGCCCTTACTGAGCTTATCCAGTGGGTATGGCGGTCGAGGGTTAGAAGAGGGCAGCCTATTACTCTTTATCTTCCGTCATTAAGGATGAGAATGTTGTTTGAGATTTGGTTGTATGGAAACTAACTATCCTGCCTACCCAAAGGCACAGGTGTGAATTCTAAAAATCAGCTTGATAAGAAACAGTGACGCTGAGCCGTTACTGTGTTGTGGACACGGGTAACATAGGAGTGGCTCAGGTCACTCCTCCCTTAAGCAAACTCTATGCCTCGTTGTTTCTTTAGCGGGGCTTTTTTTACTCATTATGAGCATGGCGTAGAAATTGCATAAACACTTCAGGTTCAAGAGATTTGCTCCTACAGCACATACAGTATTTTATAGCAACAGCGGTTGCAAATTTGCTCGAACCGTTAAGAAGCCTCAGCAAATAGCTGGGGCTTTTTCTCAGTTTGGAAACCCCTCATAAAACATGTAATGAGCAGCAAAAGTTGAATTCTTTTTCCCCAGTTGACATACTTTAAGGAGCATGTGTTTCTGACGCTGAGGAGAGAGTTTATGAGTTTAGTTTCTAAATTTTTATTATTTTTGATTTTGTTTGCGGCTCTCCCTATGGGGTTTGCACAGGCATATGAAGATGTTCCGCTTTCTAAAGTGATGGGTGAGCTGGAAACCCAAAACCCAACTCTATTTAAGAAGGCTAAAAAAGTTTATAAATATGCTTCGGTAAACACTAACGAGATTATTGATAGACCACTTTTAGTGAAGCACAACAAAGCTTTGAACGCATTTGTTGACCGCCAAACCAAAATGTCTGCGAAGTTTTATGCTTCAGGCAGTGAGGGAACGGCTGCCAGACTAGTTATGCTATTCAAATTCAACGGAAACAAATATAGAGTGGTTGAAGATTACACCCGAGCTGAAAAGTGTAAGAAATTCTCCGTTTGTGCACCTTGGAGAAAAGCTGAGTAGCTTTGATTGAGCTGTCTTTAGCAGCATCAAGAACCAATCGACCCTTTAGCCCCTTTTTTTGAATTCGTGTTTGTCGTCATCCACTGGAGGCGTAATTTTAAGCAAGAAGTCTTATTCTAGAACAAATGTGGCCGTTTACATTTTAATGATTATAGAACCCGTAGACATTGCTGAAGAGTGACTTGAATTCACATAGTGTGTCAATTACAGCACGCTAGTGCTGTCCATTACCGTTAATTTTTTAACTTTGACTGTTCGTTTCTTATTAATATTTGGCTAAGTTTACCAGGCTTTATCTTGCTTATTTGATTTCTGATGGGGAGAGAATTTATCTTTGAAAGAGTTCAAATTATTGACTCTTGTTAACTGACTTTTGACTCAAAAATTTCCACTTGAAGCGTTATAATATCGGCTGGGATTGTCTCGTAATAGTTTTGACTTGGAATTCTTATGATAAGAGCATTTGAATTTGCGAAGCTAATTACGATATTCGTGTTAAGCATAGTTTTTCAATCTAGTGTCGTTCTAGCCCAAATCCCTAGTACAGTATCTTGGCATTCAAATAACATCGTAGCTAATGGC
This region includes:
- a CDS encoding cysteine desulfurase family protein (PFAM: Aminotransferase class-V); protein product: MVAGRPVYLDYNATAPLRPEAAEAMMHALSQPANPSSVHQFGRAARALMDQARLQIAGALQVRPAELTFTSGGTEANNMVLSGFRTVIASSVEHDAVLAACPAAHLIAVDSQGVVDLSHLEQMLAGLSDEDRRGTLVSVMAANNETGVIQPLAEIGRLCRHYHVSFHSDMVQAFGKLVVDLDEACIDFLSLSGHKIGGPTGIGAVWCRSGKHLHSLLAGGGQEQGRRSGTENLSGICGFAAAAKFANPEELTPIRQWRDEAEQMITAQCPRIEIIGNTADRLANTSCLMLPGLTAQIAIMALDLAGFAVSSGAACSSGKVTSSHVLKAMGREEDADQVIRISAGWQTKQADMLGLAQALIDLYKRKAQ
- a CDS encoding ferredoxin (PFAM: 2Fe-2S iron-sulfur cluster binding domain), which encodes MPKITFIKADGSEHALDVENGSTLMEAGRDHNMGLEGTCGGSLSCATCHVYFSDADYARVGAPSDDEMDMLELAFGLTETSRLGCQIRVDDTLDGLTVKVPDDL
- a CDS encoding tRNA (5-methylaminomethyl-2-thiouridylate)-methyltransferase (PFAM: tRNA methyl transferase~TIGRFAM: tRNA (5-methylaminomethyl-2-thiouridylate)-methyltransferase); this encodes MTSMVNTSQASLNSLGFAKPPEQTRVVVAMSGGVDSSVTAALLAEQGYEVIGITLQLYDHGVAVQAKGACCAGADIHDARMVAAALGIPHYVLDYESLFREQVMDDFADSYLAGHTPIPCVRCNQTVKFKDLLSTARELDADCLATGHYVRRELVDGTATLQRAVDDSKDQSYFLFATTPEQLAYLRFPLGAMTKAETRVLAEKFELVVSDKPDSQDICFVPNGRYGDVVRKLRPGAIEPGVIRHLDGAVLGQHNGVIDYTIGQRRGLGIGGRKTDGEDNSPLYVVGINASTHEVIVGPQSALACRDVYLTEMNWIAPDLVDMRAAQSKDGLPVQVKLRNTAPASAARLFANPDKDGADIKIELNEPEYGIAPGQAGVIYDGANNRLVLGGGWISDAPTKAFSLSV